Proteins from a single region of Mycoplasma leachii PG50:
- a CDS encoding deacetylase SIR2, translated as MNANLNIDQLDNLINQNDGLIIAIGSEIYQTDKQIEFENNFSDFIKEFNFIDFKQASVYPFSDIKNYWAFFSRYIKLNYFDQKLDNSFIDLKNYLENKNYFIITTNRDQSLELAGFDLNKIFYLDSKLNLLECSKKCSDELYINDDAILNMANNQKDLKVDLDQIPRCKKCNSFLKVYQRYWCQVFIKDDKFLQTQNNYEQFINQNKDKKMLFWEIGINFNNQLTVKKPFWQMVEQFNKATYLAMNKKIYRIPLEIRSKSITYTNDLNLAIKNLEEVKNGTNRTN; from the coding sequence ATGAATGCAAATCTTAATATAGATCAACTTGATAATTTAATTAATCAAAATGATGGTTTAATAATTGCTATTGGGTCTGAAATTTATCAAACTGATAAACAAATTGAATTTGAAAATAATTTTAGTGATTTTATAAAAGAATTTAATTTTATAGATTTTAAGCAAGCTAGTGTTTATCCATTTTCAGATATTAAAAACTATTGAGCATTTTTTTCAAGATATATTAAGTTAAATTATTTTGATCAAAAACTAGATAATAGTTTTATTGATTTAAAAAACTATTTAGAAAATAAAAATTATTTTATTATTACAACAAATCGTGATCAAAGTTTAGAACTAGCTGGTTTTGATTTAAATAAAATTTTTTATTTAGATAGTAAATTAAATTTATTAGAATGTTCTAAAAAATGTAGTGATGAACTTTATATTAATGATGATGCTATTTTAAATATGGCAAATAATCAAAAAGATTTAAAAGTTGATTTAGATCAAATTCCACGTTGTAAAAAATGCAATAGTTTTTTAAAAGTTTATCAACGTTATTGATGTCAAGTGTTTATTAAAGATGATAAATTTTTACAAACTCAAAATAATTACGAACAATTTATTAATCAAAATAAAGATAAAAAAATGTTATTTTGAGAAATTGGTATTAATTTTAATAACCAATTAACTGTTAAAAAACCTTTTTGACAAATGGTTGAACAATTTAATAAAGCAACTTATTTAGCTATGAATAAAAAGATTTATCGTATTCCTTTAGAAATTAGATCTAAATCAATTACATATACAAATGATCTTAATTTAGCAATTAAAAATTTAGAAGAGGTAAAAAATGGTACTAATAGAACCAATTAG
- a CDS encoding alpha/beta fold hydrolase, with translation MNLIYDYNYVFKNNNNDNESIIFVHGYNSSPRTFEIFEKYWTRSNYYALQFPGSNLVKAVKDHKVSVEGFAQLLIDFIEQNQIKNVVAIGHSMGGGVISIAYKMRPDLFKKLIFITPMNKPQRALYERYKIDYFPKTFDEYITNTLSSLYYDPSILTSNEEWMKKAKQEFDPYVYNNEVIVELGQPKDRTFELIEQGLDAIKIPSLLILGEKDGVILRDECLDYFKQHVKNVEMHWMKKTGHMVFQENFNEFIKIVENFLNKTN, from the coding sequence ATGAATCTAATTTATGATTATAATTACGTATTTAAAAATAATAATAATGATAATGAAAGTATTATTTTTGTTCATGGGTATAATTCTTCACCAAGAACTTTTGAAATATTTGAAAAATATTGAACAAGATCAAATTATTATGCACTACAATTTCCAGGATCAAATCTAGTAAAAGCAGTTAAAGATCATAAAGTAAGTGTTGAAGGTTTTGCTCAATTATTAATTGATTTTATAGAACAAAATCAAATTAAAAATGTGGTTGCTATTGGACATTCTATGGGTGGAGGAGTTATTAGTATTGCTTATAAAATGCGTCCTGATTTATTTAAAAAACTAATTTTTATAACTCCGATGAATAAACCACAACGTGCGCTATATGAAAGATATAAAATTGATTATTTTCCAAAAACATTTGATGAATATATAACAAATACTCTTTCATCTTTATATTATGATCCATCAATTTTAACTTCAAATGAAGAATGAATGAAAAAAGCAAAACAAGAATTTGATCCTTATGTTTATAATAATGAAGTTATTGTTGAACTAGGTCAACCAAAAGATCGTACTTTTGAATTAATAGAACAAGGACTAGATGCTATTAAAATACCAAGTTTATTAATTCTTGGTGAAAAAGATGGTGTAATTTTAAGAGATGAATGTTTAGATTATTTTAAACAGCATGTAAAAAATGTTGAAATGCATTGAATGAAAAAAACTGGTCATATGGTTTTTCAAGAAAACTTTAATGAATTTATTAAAATAGTTGAAAACTTTTTAAACAAAACTAATTAG
- a CDS encoding glycine cleavage system protein H, translating into MKKVIKYLVIEKIDNKNEYYLRMTSEMQDDIGTVSYLQFKNTDKKHLKEDDIFLALEASKAILNLKMPLDATVVKWNQKALENPKLISSHDDNENWIMVLSDIDENKFMSLEDF; encoded by the coding sequence ATGAAAAAAGTTATTAAATATTTAGTTATTGAAAAAATAGATAATAAAAATGAATATTATTTAAGAATGACTTCAGAAATGCAAGATGATATTGGTACAGTTTCTTATTTACAATTTAAAAATACAGATAAAAAACACTTAAAAGAAGATGATATCTTTTTAGCTTTAGAAGCTTCAAAAGCTATTTTAAATTTAAAAATGCCACTTGATGCAACTGTAGTTAAATGAAATCAAAAAGCTTTAGAAAACCCTAAATTAATTAGTTCTCATGATGATAATGAAAACTGAATTATGGTTTTAAGTGATATTGATGAAAACAAATTTATGAGTTTAGAAGATTTTTAA
- a CDS encoding L-lactate dehydrogenase produces the protein MKKTANKVVLIGAGAVGTSFLYAAINQGIAEHYVLIDAFPQPAEGNALDLSDTLAVIPHSFTSIKAGSYEDCKDADVVVITAGRPQKPGETRLEMVAGNAEIMKNIATEVKKSGFDGITVIASNPVDVITHVYQKVTGFDPHKVIGSGTTLDSARLRRLVGQKLNVKPESVQAYVAGEHGDSSVAIWSQANIMGRPILDYVKCGCLTLEDLDQIQKDTVDMAYKIINLKRATFYGIGACLTKIVNAVLRDEKATLMVGAQLNGEYKNKDLYTGVPAIIGSNGWERIIEWDLTKEEQEKFDKSCETLHKTIDSVKHLFE, from the coding sequence ATGAAGAAAACCGCAAACAAAGTTGTTCTTATTGGAGCAGGAGCTGTTGGAACATCATTTTTATATGCAGCAATTAATCAAGGGATTGCAGAACACTATGTATTAATTGATGCTTTTCCACAACCAGCTGAAGGAAATGCTTTAGATCTTTCAGATACACTAGCAGTTATTCCTCACTCATTTACTTCAATTAAGGCAGGAAGTTATGAAGATTGTAAAGACGCTGATGTTGTTGTAATTACAGCAGGAAGACCACAAAAACCAGGAGAAACTAGATTAGAAATGGTTGCTGGAAATGCTGAAATTATGAAAAATATTGCAACAGAAGTTAAAAAATCAGGATTTGATGGAATTACTGTAATTGCTTCTAACCCAGTTGATGTTATAACTCATGTATATCAAAAAGTAACAGGTTTTGATCCGCATAAAGTTATTGGATCTGGAACCACTTTAGATTCAGCAAGACTAAGAAGATTAGTTGGTCAAAAATTAAATGTAAAACCAGAATCAGTTCAAGCTTATGTTGCTGGAGAACATGGTGATTCTTCAGTTGCAATTTGATCTCAAGCAAATATCATGGGAAGACCTATTTTAGATTATGTAAAATGTGGTTGTTTAACTTTAGAAGATTTAGATCAAATTCAAAAAGATACTGTTGATATGGCTTATAAAATTATTAATTTAAAAAGAGCAACATTCTATGGAATTGGAGCTTGTTTAACTAAAATAGTTAATGCAGTTTTAAGAGACGAAAAAGCTACTTTAATGGTTGGTGCTCAATTAAATGGTGAATACAAAAATAAGGACTTATATACAGGAGTTCCAGCTATTATTGGATCAAATGGTTGAGAAAGAATTATTGAATGAGATTTAACTAAAGAAGAACAAGAAAAATTTGATAAATCTTGTGAAACTTTACATAAAACAATTGATTCAGTTAAACATTTATTTGAATAA
- the nagA gene encoding N-acetylglucosamine-6-phosphate deacetylase, producing the protein MILKNAKIVLENKIINNGYLIIKDKKIVEIGSDYKKNNGINLKNQWLLPGFIDCHVHGGYGVDFETGNKNRFKYFADNIIKEGVTRYIQTSVTNSVKKNNQIYKEFGEFIKLNNGKAKCLGAHLEGPFISKFKKGAHQENLLLNPDINLTKKWNKLSNNSLKIVTYASELDDGTYTQFLINNQIIPSIGHSNLKANQFKQPYLLGVRHITHLFNGMSGVDQHNPGLVVASFNHKDVLCEIISDGIHLDKEILKMIYNFKTADNLCIITDSMNAKGLKDGEYKLGNLEVYKKGIEIRLKNNNALAGAGSTYDHNVRVFQKICNIKMTDLIKMTSINIAKQLNIFDTVGSIEVNKLADLVILDDDLYVNKVLVEGKIVFKNSKNKKL; encoded by the coding sequence ATGATATTAAAAAATGCCAAAATTGTTTTAGAAAATAAAATTATTAATAATGGTTATTTGATTATTAAAGATAAAAAAATAGTTGAAATTGGATCTGATTATAAAAAAAATAATGGAATTAATTTAAAAAATCAATGATTATTACCAGGATTTATAGATTGTCATGTTCATGGTGGGTATGGAGTTGATTTTGAAACTGGAAATAAAAATAGATTTAAATATTTTGCAGATAACATAATAAAAGAAGGAGTTACTAGATACATTCAAACAAGTGTAACTAATAGTGTTAAAAAAAACAACCAAATTTATAAAGAATTTGGAGAATTTATAAAATTAAATAATGGTAAAGCTAAGTGTTTAGGAGCTCATTTAGAAGGACCTTTTATTTCTAAATTTAAAAAAGGTGCTCATCAAGAAAACTTGTTATTAAATCCAGATATTAATTTAACTAAAAAATGAAATAAATTATCTAATAATAGTTTAAAAATAGTTACTTATGCTAGTGAATTAGATGATGGAACTTATACTCAATTTTTAATTAATAATCAAATTATTCCAAGTATTGGTCATTCTAATTTAAAAGCAAATCAATTTAAACAACCTTATTTATTAGGTGTTAGACATATTACTCATTTATTTAATGGAATGAGTGGAGTTGATCAACATAATCCTGGTTTAGTTGTTGCTAGTTTTAATCATAAAGATGTTTTATGTGAAATTATAAGTGATGGAATCCATTTAGATAAAGAAATTTTAAAAATGATTTACAATTTTAAAACAGCAGATAATTTATGTATTATCACTGATTCTATGAATGCTAAAGGCTTAAAAGATGGTGAATATAAATTAGGTAATTTAGAAGTTTATAAAAAAGGTATAGAAATTAGATTAAAAAATAATAATGCTTTAGCTGGAGCTGGTTCAACTTATGATCATAATGTTAGAGTTTTTCAAAAGATATGTAATATTAAAATGACTGATTTAATTAAAATGACTTCTATTAATATAGCAAAACAATTAAATATTTTTGATACTGTAGGAAGTATAGAAGTTAATAAATTAGCTGATTTAGTAATTTTAGATGATGATTTATATGTTAATAAAGTACTAGTTGAAGGTAAAATAGTTTTTAAAAATAGTAAAAATAAAAAATTATAA
- a CDS encoding alpha/beta fold hydrolase — protein sequence MKKLIYDYDYVFKDNNNSDLNIIYVHGFNSSYKAFEIFEKYWTKTNYYSIQFPGSQLVKPVKDHKVSVEGFAQLLIDFIEQNQIKNVVAVGKSMGGGTLAIAYKMRPDLFKKLIFITPMNKTQLPLYPRYKIDYFPKTFDDYINNTLSSLYYDPSFLTSNKEWMKKAKQNFNPKMYDNDLIIKLGTPKAKTFQLIEKGLDSINIPTLLILGEKDGVILRDECLDYFKKHVKNVESYWIKKTGHRVFEENFEEFIKIVENFLKIG from the coding sequence ATGAAAAAACTAATATATGACTATGACTATGTTTTTAAAGACAATAATAATTCTGATCTAAACATTATTTATGTTCATGGGTTTAACTCATCATATAAAGCTTTTGAAATCTTTGAAAAATATTGAACTAAAACAAATTATTATTCAATTCAATTTCCAGGATCTCAATTAGTAAAACCAGTTAAAGATCATAAAGTAAGTGTTGAAGGTTTTGCTCAATTATTAATTGATTTTATAGAACAAAATCAAATTAAAAATGTGGTTGCTGTTGGTAAATCTATGGGTGGAGGCACATTAGCTATTGCTTATAAAATGCGTCCTGATTTATTTAAAAAACTAATTTTTATAACTCCGATGAACAAAACTCAACTTCCATTATATCCAAGATATAAAATTGATTATTTTCCAAAAACATTTGATGATTATATAAATAACACACTTAGTTCATTATATTATGATCCTTCATTTTTAACTTCAAATAAAGAATGAATGAAAAAAGCAAAGCAAAATTTTAATCCAAAAATGTATGATAATGATTTAATCATTAAATTAGGTACACCTAAAGCTAAAACTTTTCAACTAATTGAAAAAGGGTTAGATTCAATTAATATTCCAACACTATTAATTCTTGGTGAAAAAGATGGTGTGATTTTAAGAGATGAATGTTTAGATTATTTTAAAAAACATGTAAAAAATGTTGAATCATATTGAATTAAAAAAACAGGCCATAGAGTATTTGAAGAAAACTTTGAAGAATTTATTAAAATAGTAGAAAACTTTTTAAAAATAGGTTAA
- a CDS encoding lipoate--protein ligase yields the protein MVLIEPIRNGKYIKDGAYWLAIQIWAASNLKIDDTIVFPSIADPHIQMGYFQNPEVEVNFKYLKEKNLEIVRRATGGGTIYIDSNSVNICYLIPYKKGTEILGNYAKFYEPTIKILKELGAKNITQSGKNDLTIDGKKVSGAAMMLLDDVIYGGNSLLYNVDYDAMSQVLNPNRKKIEAKGVKSVSQRVAALSQYLDEPYRNLDIFEFKDLMIKKIFNVDDLKNVNRYIMTDKDWEQVDELIKTRYKNWEWTYGLSPRYEYNRDARLAIGTINFSLAIENQRIEKIKISGDFFAKKDLLELEKALIGTKMTHEDLLKAFSDADLQSYFFNEIKPEEVVKIILDEE from the coding sequence ATGGTACTAATAGAACCAATTAGAAATGGTAAATATATAAAAGATGGTGCTTATTGATTAGCTATTCAAATTTGAGCAGCTAGTAATTTAAAAATAGATGATACTATTGTTTTTCCAAGTATTGCTGATCCTCATATTCAAATGGGATATTTTCAAAACCCAGAAGTTGAAGTAAACTTTAAATATTTAAAAGAAAAAAACTTAGAAATAGTTAGAAGAGCTACTGGTGGAGGAACAATTTATATTGATTCAAATTCAGTTAATATTTGTTATTTAATTCCATATAAAAAAGGTACTGAAATTTTAGGAAATTATGCTAAGTTTTATGAACCAACTATTAAAATTTTAAAAGAACTAGGGGCTAAAAATATTACTCAATCAGGTAAAAACGATTTAACTATTGATGGTAAAAAAGTTTCTGGTGCTGCTATGATGTTATTAGATGATGTTATTTATGGTGGAAATTCATTACTTTATAATGTTGATTATGATGCAATGAGTCAAGTATTAAATCCAAACCGTAAAAAAATTGAAGCTAAAGGTGTTAAGTCAGTTTCTCAAAGAGTTGCAGCTTTAAGTCAATATTTAGATGAACCTTATAGAAATTTAGACATATTTGAATTTAAGGACTTAATGATTAAAAAAATCTTTAATGTTGATGATTTAAAAAATGTTAATCGTTATATAATGACTGATAAAGATTGAGAGCAAGTTGATGAATTAATTAAAACTAGATATAAAAACTGAGAATGAACTTATGGTTTAAGTCCTAGATATGAATATAACCGTGATGCTAGATTAGCAATTGGTACTATTAACTTTTCATTAGCTATTGAAAATCAAAGAATTGAAAAAATTAAAATTAGTGGTGATTTTTTTGCTAAAAAAGATTTATTAGAACTAGAAAAAGCATTAATAGGAACTAAAATGACTCATGAAGATTTATTAAAAGCATTTAGTGATGCTGATCTTCAAAGTTACTTCTTTAATGAAATAAAACCAGAAGAAGTTGTAAAAATCATTTTAGATGAAGAATAA
- a CDS encoding BspA family leucine-rich repeat surface protein, with protein sequence MPKEITSTKELFASSNQFNDEKIKKWDMSNIEDTSGMFLGAAKFNQDLSDWNTSNVKNMSKMFLNAKEFNSKIFNKVDNVTDMSSMFLNATAFDQDLSSWKVNNVKNMNSMFLGATKFNQNLNKWNVENVTDMSWMFKDTTSFNNELSKWKPKKAIDMSHMFEGAIKFDQDISKWDVSSAKNMKDMFKNASTFNQDLKDWDITSVSNMEGMFELTTKFNGDISSWDTRNVESMSRMFKGATSFNKDISNWDTSKVKDMSYMFSDAINFNQNINTKDNSSKKTWDVSKVTDMEGMFSGAAKFNNELSKWNTSNVKNMSKMFKNAKVFNNNISNFDIKNVRYFNNMFENASAFNQDLSKWSFKHLGNNKNIDTESYDLNATSWKAEWKPDSSSNTPAQPAPVPQPQPKPAPVEPTPTPNPVQPTPVPQPQPVPTPHKPVDPVKPDKPDQPVKPVDPKPTDSTKPITPNKPIQPTDNKKPESKPIQPTENKKPDQPKTPENKPDNQAKPDNKTQTKNVNNKTAFAAVSAVSILAILAISSVVILIKKKKNK encoded by the coding sequence TTGCCAAAAGAAATTACTTCAACAAAAGAATTATTTGCATCTTCAAACCAATTTAATGATGAAAAAATTAAAAAATGAGATATGTCAAATATTGAAGATACATCAGGAATGTTTTTAGGAGCTGCTAAATTCAATCAGGATCTTTCTGATTGAAATACTTCTAATGTAAAAAACATGAGTAAAATGTTTTTAAATGCTAAAGAATTTAACTCAAAAATTTTTAATAAAGTTGATAATGTAACTGATATGAGTTCGATGTTTTTAAACGCTACAGCATTTGATCAAGATTTAAGTAGTTGAAAAGTTAATAATGTCAAAAACATGAATTCAATGTTTTTAGGAGCAACTAAGTTTAATCAAAATTTAAATAAGTGAAATGTTGAAAATGTTACTGATATGAGTTGGATGTTTAAAGACACAACTTCATTTAATAATGAATTATCAAAATGAAAACCTAAAAAAGCAATTGATATGTCTCATATGTTTGAAGGAGCAATAAAATTTGATCAAGACATTTCAAAATGAGATGTATCTAGTGCTAAAAATATGAAAGATATGTTTAAAAATGCTTCAACATTTAATCAAGATCTAAAGGATTGAGATATAACTAGTGTTTCAAATATGGAAGGTATGTTTGAATTAACAACCAAGTTCAATGGTGATATTTCAAGCTGAGATACTAGAAATGTTGAGTCAATGAGTAGAATGTTTAAAGGTGCTACTTCATTTAATAAAGATATTTCAAACTGAGACACTTCTAAAGTTAAAGATATGTCATATATGTTTAGTGATGCTATAAACTTTAATCAAAATATCAATACTAAAGATAATTCAAGTAAAAAGACTTGAGATGTGTCTAAAGTAACTGATATGGAAGGTATGTTTAGCGGAGCTGCTAAATTTAATAACGAATTATCTAAATGAAACACTTCAAATGTAAAAAACATGAGTAAGATGTTTAAGAATGCTAAAGTATTTAATAATAACATTAGTAATTTTGATATTAAAAATGTTAGGTACTTTAATAATATGTTTGAAAATGCTTCAGCATTTAATCAAGACTTATCTAAATGAAGTTTTAAACACCTAGGTAATAATAAAAATATAGATACTGAATCTTATGATTTAAATGCTACATCTTGAAAAGCAGAATGAAAACCAGATAGCTCTTCAAATACTCCAGCTCAACCAGCTCCAGTTCCTCAACCTCAACCAAAACCAGCTCCAGTTGAACCAACTCCTACTCCTAATCCAGTTCAACCAACTCCAGTTCCACAACCTCAACCAGTTCCAACTCCACATAAACCAGTTGATCCAGTTAAACCAGATAAGCCAGATCAACCTGTAAAACCAGTTGATCCAAAGCCAACTGATTCAACTAAACCAATAACTCCAAACAAGCCAATTCAACCAACTGATAATAAAAAACCTGAATCAAAACCAATTCAACCAACTGAAAACAAAAAACCAGATCAACCTAAAACTCCAGAAAATAAACCTGATAATCAAGCAAAACCAGATAATAAGACACAAACTAAAAATGTAAATAATAAAACTGCTTTTGCAGCTGTTAGTGCTGTTTCTATATTAGCGATTCTAGCAATAAGTTCAGTTGTTATATTAATTAAAAAGAAAAAGAATAAATAA
- a CDS encoding alpha/beta fold hydrolase codes for MKKIIYDYDYIFKDNNNDTENVIFCHGFNASLNVFNIFKNYWTKTNYYALQFPGNNKVEPIKDHEISVLQFAKLVVEFVKNNNLKNVTLIGHSMGGGTISLAYQLAPELFKKIVYVCPMNKASEDVNNNFLHDYFPKTFEEFTTDFLGSLYYDPSFLTKDPKWMRLAKWHFSGNDYNTKELTDLGKTLVSKELHEQIYQAIKTIKIPTLLILGEKDGVVNREACLKYYQDEVKNVITTWIPKTGHMVFEEDWDSFIKILEPFLLNK; via the coding sequence ATGAAAAAAATAATTTATGATTATGACTATATATTTAAAGATAATAATAATGATACAGAAAATGTTATCTTTTGTCATGGTTTTAATGCTTCACTAAATGTTTTTAATATTTTTAAAAATTATTGAACTAAAACAAATTATTATGCACTACAATTTCCAGGTAATAATAAAGTAGAACCAATTAAAGATCACGAAATTTCAGTATTGCAATTTGCAAAACTAGTAGTTGAATTTGTTAAAAATAATAATTTAAAAAATGTTACTTTAATAGGTCATTCTATGGGTGGAGGAACTATTTCACTAGCTTATCAATTAGCTCCTGAATTATTTAAAAAAATAGTTTATGTTTGTCCTATGAATAAAGCTAGTGAAGATGTTAATAATAATTTTTTACATGATTATTTTCCAAAAACATTTGAAGAATTTACAACTGATTTTTTAGGTTCACTATATTATGATCCTTCATTTTTAACTAAAGATCCTAAATGAATGCGATTAGCTAAATGACATTTTTCAGGTAATGATTATAATACTAAAGAATTAACTGATTTAGGAAAAACTTTAGTTTCAAAAGAACTACATGAACAAATTTATCAAGCAATTAAAACTATTAAAATACCTACTTTATTAATTCTTGGTGAAAAAGATGGCGTTGTAAATAGAGAAGCTTGTTTAAAATACTATCAAGACGAAGTTAAAAATGTAATTACTACTTGAATCCCAAAAACTGGTCATATGGTATTTGAAGAAGATTGAGATTCATTTATAAAAATATTAGAACCATTTTTATTAAATAAATAA
- a CDS encoding NADH-dependent flavin oxidoreductase, protein MNKYQKLFEPFEINGFKLENRFVLSPMTLSLATLDGKITDKEADYVKRRAHSAPLQITGGVYFDEFGQLFEYGISAKSDDDIPSLTSLYQAMKTDSNCVILQLAHAGKFSKTSLKKYGYLYGPSYEKNHTPIEHEVLELPKEKIKQIIQDYKDATLRVIKAGFNGVEISMAQRLLMQTFFSQIINKRTDEYSTTTFENRSRFCLEVVKAIREVIDKHAPKNFIFGFRATPEETYGDILGYTIEDFIQLVDKIIEIGKISYLAIASWGHDIYLNKVRSNTKYKNQLVNKVIYDVYKNKLPVISSGGINTPDKCLEALKYSDLVGLSSVFVADPEFVLKIKNDQIDQINLSVKHDQLKDLKIPESSFQDVVNMFSFCETIPSETIKIFENNSKE, encoded by the coding sequence ATGAATAAATATCAAAAATTATTTGAACCATTTGAAATAAATGGATTTAAATTAGAAAATCGTTTTGTACTTTCACCAATGACTTTAAGTTTAGCTACTTTAGATGGAAAAATTACAGACAAAGAAGCTGATTATGTTAAAAGAAGAGCTCATTCAGCACCACTTCAAATCACTGGAGGAGTTTATTTTGATGAATTTGGACAGTTATTTGAATATGGAATTAGTGCAAAAAGTGATGATGATATACCTAGTTTAACTAGTTTATATCAAGCAATGAAAACTGATTCTAATTGTGTTATTTTACAATTAGCTCATGCTGGGAAATTTTCAAAAACTTCATTAAAAAAATATGGTTATTTATATGGACCATCTTATGAAAAAAATCATACTCCAATTGAACATGAAGTTTTAGAACTACCAAAAGAAAAAATTAAACAAATTATTCAAGACTATAAAGATGCGACTTTAAGAGTAATCAAAGCAGGATTTAATGGTGTTGAAATTTCAATGGCTCAACGTTTATTAATGCAAACTTTTTTTAGTCAAATAATAAATAAAAGAACAGATGAATACTCAACAACAACATTTGAAAACAGATCTAGATTTTGTTTAGAAGTAGTTAAAGCTATAAGAGAAGTTATTGATAAACATGCTCCAAAAAACTTTATTTTTGGATTTAGAGCAACTCCTGAAGAAACTTATGGAGATATTTTAGGATATACAATTGAAGATTTTATTCAGCTTGTAGATAAAATTATTGAGATTGGAAAAATCTCATATTTAGCGATTGCTAGCTGAGGTCATGATATTTATTTAAATAAAGTAAGATCAAATACTAAATATAAAAATCAATTAGTTAATAAAGTAATTTATGATGTTTATAAAAATAAATTACCTGTTATTTCATCTGGTGGAATTAATACACCAGATAAATGTCTAGAAGCTTTAAAATATTCTGATTTAGTTGGATTGAGTTCAGTATTTGTAGCTGATCCTGAATTTGTTTTAAAAATTAAAAATGATCAAATTGATCAAATTAATTTATCAGTTAAACATGATCAATTAAAAGATTTAAAAATTCCTGAATCTTCATTTCAAGATGTAGTTAATATGTTTAGTTTTTGTGAAACTATTCCAAGTGAAACTATTAAAATATTTGAAAATAATTCAAAAGAGTAA